A genomic region of Caulobacter sp. NIBR2454 contains the following coding sequences:
- a CDS encoding gamma carbonic anhydrase family protein: MSVYKLGAAAPTLPPEGEYWIAPNACVMGNVILKKNASIWFGVTLRGDNDPITIGENSNIQDGSVLHTDLGVPLTIGANCTIGHMVMLHGCTIGDNSLIGIGAIVLNGARIGRNCLIGAGALIPEGKEIPDNSLVMGAPGKVVREVSEHQVQILTGSALHYVENWKRYVRDMAPA; encoded by the coding sequence ATGAGTGTCTATAAGCTGGGCGCCGCCGCTCCGACCCTACCGCCGGAGGGCGAATACTGGATTGCGCCCAATGCCTGCGTGATGGGGAACGTGATCCTCAAGAAAAACGCCAGCATCTGGTTCGGAGTCACCCTGCGGGGCGACAATGATCCCATAACGATCGGCGAGAACAGCAACATCCAGGACGGCTCTGTACTCCACACCGATCTTGGCGTTCCGCTCACCATCGGCGCCAACTGCACCATCGGACACATGGTCATGCTTCATGGATGCACCATTGGCGACAACAGCCTGATCGGCATCGGCGCCATCGTCCTCAATGGCGCCAGGATCGGCCGCAACTGCCTCATCGGCGCCGGCGCCCTGATTCCCGAGGGCAAGGAGATTCCCGACAACTCCCTGGTCATGGGCGCGCCGGGCAAGGTGGTCCGCGAGGTCAGCGAACATCAGGTCCAAATCCTCACGGGTTCAGCCCTGCACTATGTCGAGAATTGGAAGCGCTACGTCCGCGACATGGCCCCGGCCTGA
- a CDS encoding glutathione S-transferase family protein, whose translation MTLTLAIGNKNYSSWSMRAWLLLKLVGADFDEVMIPIYRDGARDMVRAMGGETGMVPLLKDGDLAVWDTLAIFEYVAERFPGVWPADPAHRARARSYAAEVHAGFNDLRAAMPCNTRARNRRAVMTPQVEADIARVLQIWETAGRHGSPWLFGEFGGVDAMFAPIATRFQSFGVELTGRPLAYQQALLAHPLMVEWLAAGAAETGVIEASEIGI comes from the coding sequence ATGACCCTCACCCTCGCTATCGGCAACAAGAATTACTCGTCCTGGTCCATGCGGGCCTGGCTGCTGCTCAAGCTGGTCGGCGCCGACTTCGACGAGGTGATGATCCCCATCTACCGCGACGGGGCTCGCGACATGGTCCGCGCCATGGGCGGCGAGACGGGCATGGTCCCGCTGCTCAAGGACGGTGATCTCGCCGTCTGGGACACCCTGGCGATCTTCGAATATGTGGCCGAGCGATTCCCTGGCGTCTGGCCGGCCGATCCGGCTCACCGCGCCCGGGCCCGCAGCTACGCCGCCGAGGTCCACGCTGGCTTCAATGACCTGCGCGCCGCCATGCCTTGCAACACCCGCGCCCGCAACCGCCGCGCGGTGATGACCCCGCAGGTCGAGGCCGACATCGCCCGCGTCCTGCAGATATGGGAGACCGCCGGTCGCCACGGCTCGCCCTGGCTGTTCGGCGAGTTCGGCGGCGTCGACGCCATGTTCGCCCCCATCGCCACCCGCTTTCAGAGCTTCGGCGTCGAGCTCACCGGCCGGCCGCTCGCCTATCAGCAGGCCCTGCTGGCTCACCCGCTGATGGTCGAATGGCTGGCCGCCGGCGCGGCGGAGACAGGCGTGATCGAAGCCTCGGAGATTGGGATCTAG